A stretch of the Bradyrhizobium arachidis genome encodes the following:
- a CDS encoding TetR/AcrR family transcriptional regulator: protein MALISEHIESDTRERILEVAERLFRQIGYQKTTVGDIAKELRMSPANVYRFFESKKAIHQAVARDLMGEVELEARRIVAQPGPARERFRSLLTTVNRMNTERYVGDSKLHEMVEIAMQEDWDVCVVHIECIASIIGEVIAQGVASGEFEAPDLPLAALCTCTAMLRFFHPQMIAQCATKPGPTIDQMIDFVIAGLSPRH, encoded by the coding sequence ATGGCATTGATTTCGGAACATATCGAAAGCGACACCCGGGAGCGCATCCTCGAGGTGGCCGAGCGGCTGTTCCGGCAGATCGGCTATCAGAAGACGACCGTCGGCGACATCGCCAAAGAGCTCCGGATGAGCCCGGCCAATGTGTATCGCTTCTTCGAATCGAAGAAGGCGATCCACCAGGCCGTGGCGCGGGACTTGATGGGCGAGGTCGAGCTCGAGGCACGCCGGATCGTGGCGCAGCCCGGCCCGGCGCGCGAACGCTTCCGCAGTCTGCTCACCACCGTCAACCGCATGAACACCGAGCGCTATGTCGGTGATTCCAAGCTGCACGAGATGGTCGAGATCGCGATGCAGGAGGACTGGGACGTCTGCGTGGTCCATATCGAGTGCATCGCCTCGATCATCGGTGAGGTGATCGCCCAGGGCGTGGCGTCAGGCGAGTTCGAGGCGCCCGACCTGCCATTGGCCGCACTTTGCACGTGTACGGCCATGCTCCGCTTCTTCCACCCGCAGATGATCGCCCAGTGCGCGACCAAGCCGGGCCCGACCATCGATCAGATGATCGATTTCGTCATTGCGGGTCTGTCGCCGCGCCACTGA